One genomic region from Halorussus rarus encodes:
- a CDS encoding malectin domain-containing carbohydrate-binding protein, with translation MNGTHRTTRVLAVVFSVLLVASAAGAGALSSVGVAHAQQASDVLYRVNAGGGVAAADGPDWEDDSGYLVSGDSDTSSSPAPDSLDASVPDGAPAGIWTNERYDPPSDGEMGYEFDVQSGRQVEVRLYFYDGYSGTSEPGDRVFDVSVEDQTVENFDPIAEYGDQIGGMESFTVVSDGTIDVDFAHVTENPQLNAIEIVSAEPQPNTLGAPSTLDIGTVVAGSSATEQITLTNLGGAGDADISITDVSVAGADADEFSTGAASATTLAPGETASVPVTFAPSDAQPKSASLEVSHSGSNSPVTVDLSGEGASDVPVGFGVSGLGADLGNPTSLDFGPDGRLYVAQQSGEIKAFEIARNGENDYEVVGTEVITAVQDIPNHDDDGAYNPSVGNRQVTGLTVEGTAETPVLYVTSSDPRIGAGGGHTDSGLDTNSGVVSRLTQTDSGWDHDMLVRGLPRSEENHATNGIQYDEAEDVLYVAQGGHTNKGAPSDNFALTPEYALSAAILSVDLSQVDAMAEKDAAHTDSTYLYDLPTLQGTETPFGGQDGANMANWTADSPVDVYSPGFRNPYDIALSEDGELYATDNSANPGWGGIVVDEGPQGQCTNAQNEQDEYSATGVYHVEGEDYYGGHPNPTRGNDTSEFAAAVDDGLHDPVNCDYISPTNSSTPSEALETFGATPQGMDVYPASNFGGALQGDLLLAMWNSGDVQRVELNAQGTEATASEPLFQNIGSNPLDVHAQGDDDAFPGTVWAATYGSNKITVFEPNDYGDSTGGQCVGADPDSPEYDPDGDADGDGYTNADENAAGTDPCSQASQPEDWDQDGVPDSVDDDDDDDGLTDGQDPFALDPQNGLDNDLPVDRQFEAGQHPRSLFGLGFTGLMTNGTDYADLYNASQVRAGGATERLSVDEVPFGDAYEGKNSQTYGFQYGVNATGDAPFTVHTTVESPFSDDMTPENWQAAGVQFGLGDQDNYVKLVAGAQDADGDPNGGVQFLKEVDGQVGNADSVVVSEPDVFGSGQTIDLYLDVYPSNDTVVASYAIDDGNRTFFDQTFAMPESWYADDTRGLAVGLISTANGASSTFSASWDRLTVTEIGANAAPTADAGADQTVDENESVSLDASGSTDADGDELGYSWTQTAGPDVQLSAQDDAVPSFTAPDVDGNTTLTFEVAVSDAEGATDTDAVNVTVIDDDQQAGEVVFAVNAGGSTYTAADGTTYQADDYFAGGETTNVSANYGVTDIGGTDDDALYLTERYGQSGAPVNYSFPVEDGTYEVTVHLAEIWFGTDHGDAGGDGSRVMSANVEGGEPELDDYDIHADVGALNATTKTYTVEVTDGDLDVNFTSSVENPKVSAIEVAEVDGSADGPTDGEATIEIDDGEGIDATTWDAESFEIENTGDEPIETVTLNLSSAVLPDAVFDPDGTAGDQGAKGFILDDNGTSGTVDATVLDPHNGVDGSDGYDALQIEFGAFEPGESITFEMDNDPTSIKGGSSVQSGEAGPISGLELSGSEMTVEFADGATAVTSLFSDGSAGGSQATADADVAAAPTVDVANVSLGETTLSPAHSAATVASANQTITVEAEPGSTVTLLRVEGELNLDGVPTYDGTPGYDVEAYEANTVIQVEEYAATVGADGTAEIPVALTNSSAAGGLNYFVATADDGEGETGLTSNVAILKYDQSADAGPGPVGDFENAPTDPDGDGVYEDVNGDGTVTVSDAQALFANLNDPVVQGDVDAFDVNGDGAVTAGDAQALFADLVAGS, from the coding sequence ATGAACGGGACGCATCGAACGACGCGAGTACTGGCGGTCGTCTTTTCGGTACTGTTGGTAGCGTCGGCGGCGGGAGCCGGCGCGCTGTCGAGTGTCGGGGTAGCGCACGCCCAACAAGCGAGCGACGTGTTGTATCGAGTCAACGCGGGCGGAGGCGTCGCCGCCGCCGACGGGCCGGACTGGGAAGATGACTCCGGATACCTCGTCTCGGGAGACTCCGACACGTCGAGTAGTCCGGCGCCGGACTCGCTCGACGCGTCGGTGCCGGACGGCGCGCCCGCGGGAATCTGGACGAACGAACGGTACGACCCGCCCAGCGACGGGGAGATGGGGTACGAGTTCGACGTCCAGTCGGGCCGGCAGGTCGAGGTCCGGCTCTACTTCTACGACGGCTACTCCGGGACCAGCGAGCCCGGCGACCGCGTCTTCGACGTGAGCGTCGAGGACCAGACCGTCGAGAACTTCGACCCCATCGCCGAGTACGGCGACCAGATTGGGGGTATGGAGTCGTTCACCGTCGTCAGCGACGGGACGATCGACGTCGACTTCGCCCACGTGACGGAGAACCCCCAGCTCAACGCCATCGAAATCGTGAGCGCCGAGCCACAGCCGAACACGCTCGGCGCCCCCTCGACGCTCGATATCGGCACGGTCGTCGCGGGCAGTAGCGCGACCGAGCAGATCACGCTCACCAATCTCGGCGGAGCCGGCGACGCCGACATCTCCATCACGGACGTGTCGGTCGCGGGCGCGGACGCCGACGAGTTCTCGACCGGCGCGGCGAGCGCGACGACGCTCGCGCCCGGCGAGACGGCGTCGGTCCCGGTGACGTTCGCGCCGTCTGACGCCCAGCCCAAGTCGGCGTCCCTCGAGGTCAGTCACAGCGGGAGCAACTCGCCGGTGACGGTCGACCTCTCGGGCGAGGGCGCGAGCGACGTGCCCGTCGGCTTCGGCGTCAGCGGGCTCGGCGCCGACCTCGGCAATCCGACGTCGCTCGACTTCGGTCCGGACGGCCGGCTCTACGTCGCCCAGCAGAGCGGCGAGATCAAGGCGTTCGAGATCGCCCGCAACGGCGAGAACGACTACGAGGTCGTCGGCACCGAGGTCATCACGGCGGTCCAGGACATCCCGAACCACGACGACGACGGCGCGTACAACCCGAGCGTCGGCAATCGCCAGGTGACAGGGCTCACGGTCGAGGGTACCGCCGAGACGCCGGTGCTGTACGTCACGTCGAGCGACCCGCGGATCGGCGCGGGCGGCGGCCACACCGACAGCGGGCTCGACACCAACTCCGGCGTCGTCTCGCGGCTCACCCAGACCGACTCCGGGTGGGACCACGACATGCTCGTGCGCGGGCTGCCCCGCTCCGAGGAGAACCACGCCACGAACGGCATCCAGTACGACGAGGCCGAGGACGTCCTCTATGTCGCGCAGGGCGGCCACACCAACAAGGGCGCCCCCTCGGACAACTTCGCGCTGACGCCCGAGTACGCGCTCTCGGCGGCCATCCTCTCGGTCGACTTGTCGCAGGTCGACGCGATGGCCGAGAAGGACGCCGCCCACACCGACTCGACGTACCTGTACGACCTGCCGACGCTCCAGGGCACCGAGACGCCCTTCGGCGGACAGGACGGCGCGAACATGGCCAACTGGACCGCCGACAGTCCGGTCGACGTCTACTCGCCGGGCTTCCGGAACCCCTACGACATCGCGCTCAGCGAGGACGGCGAGCTGTACGCGACCGACAACAGCGCCAACCCCGGCTGGGGCGGCATCGTCGTCGACGAGGGGCCCCAGGGCCAGTGCACCAACGCCCAGAACGAGCAGGACGAGTACTCGGCGACGGGCGTCTACCACGTCGAGGGCGAGGACTACTACGGGGGCCACCCGAACCCGACCCGCGGCAACGACACCAGCGAGTTCGCCGCCGCGGTCGACGACGGCCTCCACGACCCGGTGAACTGCGACTACATCTCGCCCACGAACTCCTCGACGCCGAGCGAGGCGCTCGAGACCTTCGGCGCGACGCCCCAGGGGATGGACGTCTACCCGGCGTCGAACTTCGGCGGCGCGCTGCAGGGCGACCTGCTGCTGGCGATGTGGAACTCCGGCGACGTCCAGCGCGTCGAACTGAACGCCCAGGGCACCGAGGCGACGGCCTCCGAACCCCTCTTCCAGAACATCGGGAGCAACCCGCTCGACGTCCACGCGCAGGGCGACGACGACGCGTTCCCGGGCACCGTGTGGGCGGCCACGTACGGCAGCAACAAGATCACCGTCTTCGAGCCCAACGACTACGGCGACTCGACGGGCGGCCAGTGCGTCGGGGCCGACCCGGACTCCCCGGAGTACGACCCGGACGGTGACGCCGACGGCGACGGCTACACCAACGCCGACGAGAACGCGGCGGGCACCGACCCCTGTTCGCAGGCCTCCCAGCCCGAGGACTGGGACCAGGACGGCGTCCCGGACTCTGTCGACGACGACGACGACGACGACGGGCTGACCGACGGCCAGGACCCGTTCGCGCTCGACCCCCAGAACGGGCTCGACAACGACCTGCCGGTCGACCGGCAGTTCGAGGCCGGCCAGCACCCCCGGTCGCTGTTCGGCCTCGGGTTCACCGGCCTGATGACCAACGGCACCGACTACGCCGACCTCTACAACGCCTCGCAGGTGCGGGCGGGCGGCGCGACCGAGCGGCTCTCGGTCGACGAGGTGCCGTTCGGCGACGCCTACGAGGGCAAGAACTCCCAGACGTACGGGTTCCAGTACGGCGTGAACGCGACGGGCGACGCGCCGTTCACCGTCCACACGACGGTCGAATCCCCGTTCTCGGACGACATGACGCCCGAGAACTGGCAGGCCGCCGGCGTGCAGTTCGGCCTCGGCGACCAGGACAACTACGTCAAGCTGGTCGCCGGAGCGCAGGACGCCGACGGCGACCCGAACGGCGGCGTCCAGTTCCTGAAGGAGGTCGACGGACAGGTCGGTAACGCCGACTCGGTCGTGGTCTCCGAACCCGACGTGTTCGGCAGCGGCCAGACCATCGATCTCTACCTCGACGTCTACCCGTCGAACGACACCGTCGTGGCGAGCTACGCCATCGACGACGGGAACCGGACGTTCTTCGACCAGACGTTCGCGATGCCCGAGAGCTGGTACGCCGACGACACCCGGGGGCTCGCGGTGGGCCTCATCAGCACGGCCAACGGCGCCAGCTCGACGTTCTCGGCCTCCTGGGACCGGCTGACCGTGACGGAGATCGGCGCGAACGCCGCGCCGACCGCGGACGCCGGCGCCGACCAGACGGTCGACGAGAACGAATCGGTCAGCCTCGACGCCTCTGGGTCGACCGACGCCGACGGCGACGAACTCGGCTACTCGTGGACCCAGACCGCCGGACCGGACGTCCAGCTCAGCGCCCAGGACGACGCGGTCCCGTCGTTCACCGCGCCGGACGTCGACGGTAACACGACGCTGACCTTCGAGGTCGCGGTGAGCGACGCCGAGGGCGCGACCGACACCGACGCGGTGAACGTCACCGTGATCGACGACGACCAGCAGGCCGGCGAGGTCGTCTTCGCGGTCAACGCCGGCGGCTCGACGTACACCGCGGCCGACGGGACGACGTACCAGGCCGACGACTACTTCGCCGGCGGCGAGACGACGAACGTCTCGGCGAACTACGGCGTCACCGACATCGGCGGTACCGACGACGACGCGCTGTACCTGACCGAGCGGTACGGCCAGAGCGGCGCGCCGGTGAACTACTCGTTCCCGGTCGAGGACGGCACCTACGAGGTGACCGTCCACCTCGCCGAGATCTGGTTCGGCACCGACCACGGCGACGCCGGCGGCGACGGCTCGCGCGTCATGAGCGCGAACGTCGAGGGCGGCGAACCCGAACTCGACGACTACGACATCCACGCCGACGTCGGCGCGCTCAACGCGACGACGAAGACGTACACCGTCGAGGTGACCGACGGCGACCTCGACGTCAACTTCACGTCCTCGGTCGAGAACCCGAAGGTCTCGGCCATCGAGGTCGCCGAGGTCGACGGGTCGGCGGACGGTCCGACCGACGGCGAGGCGACCATCGAGATCGACGACGGCGAGGGCATCGACGCCACGACGTGGGACGCCGAGTCGTTCGAGATCGAGAACACCGGCGACGAGCCCATCGAGACGGTCACGCTGAACCTGAGCTCGGCGGTGCTGCCCGACGCGGTGTTCGACCCCGACGGCACCGCCGGCGACCAGGGCGCGAAAGGCTTCATCCTCGACGACAACGGGACGAGCGGCACGGTCGACGCGACCGTGCTGGACCCGCACAACGGCGTCGACGGCTCCGACGGCTACGACGCGCTCCAGATCGAGTTCGGCGCGTTCGAGCCGGGCGAGTCGATCACCTTCGAGATGGACAACGACCCGACCAGCATCAAGGGCGGGTCGAGCGTCCAGAGCGGCGAGGCCGGTCCCATCTCCGGACTGGAGCTGTCCGGGTCGGAGATGACGGTCGAGTTCGCCGACGGCGCGACGGCCGTGACCAGCCTCTTCAGCGACGGCAGCGCCGGCGGCTCGCAGGCGACCGCCGACGCCGACGTCGCGGCCGCCCCGACCGTGGACGTGGCGAACGTCTCGCTCGGCGAGACCACGCTGTCGCCCGCCCACTCGGCCGCCACCGTGGCGTCCGCGAACCAGACGATCACGGTCGAGGCCGAACCCGGGTCGACGGTCACGCTGCTCCGCGTCGAGGGCGAACTGAACCTCGACGGCGTGCCGACGTACGACGGTACGCCGGGCTACGACGTCGAAGCCTACGAGGCGAACACGGTCATCCAGGTCGAGGAGTACGCCGCGACCGTCGGCGCCGACGGGACCGCCGAGATCCCCGTCGCGCTGACGAACAGCTCGGCCGCGGGCGGGCTGAACTACTTCGTCGCGACCGCCGACGACGGCGAGGGCGAGACCGGCCTGACGTCGAACGTCGCGATACTGAAGTACGATCAGAGCGCCGACGCCGGACCCGGACCGGTCGGCGACTTCGAGAACGCGCCGACCGACCCCGACGGCGACGGCGTCTACGAGGACGTCAACGGCGACGGGACGGTCACCGTCTCCGACGCCCAGGCGCTGTTCGCGAACCTGAACGACCCCGTCGTCCAGGGCGACGTCGACGCCTTCGACGTCAACGGCGACGGCGCGGTCACGGCGGGCGACGCCCAGGCGCTGTTCGCCGACCTCGTGGCCGGGAGCTGA
- a CDS encoding ERCC4 domain-containing protein → MTLSVAVDDREPAAVRRAVEAHGDVVAVDVRRLPAADFAVLDGSGAGSESSTSDAVGVDDAAEGRVVGSVGIERKTVDDYVNSALGTTGTDLREQVEKMARAYDRAYVLLEGDLAEVGADRPGLDSAAVHGTMASFAARHDTPVVPCSDRERLVDVATRLLRKHGEAPSARPVPGGTVTGYSIPVTKRLFGCIEGVGPATADALYEAFPSVEALLAATPAELREVEGVGEKRAAAIVETLRGERDG, encoded by the coding sequence ATGACGCTCTCGGTCGCGGTCGACGACAGGGAACCCGCGGCGGTCCGCCGGGCAGTCGAGGCCCACGGCGACGTGGTCGCGGTCGACGTGCGGCGGCTCCCGGCGGCCGACTTCGCGGTTCTGGACGGGTCCGGAGCGGGTAGTGAGTCTTCGACGAGCGACGCTGTAGGCGTGGACGACGCCGCGGAGGGTCGGGTGGTCGGCTCGGTCGGCATCGAGCGCAAGACCGTCGACGACTACGTGAACTCCGCGCTCGGGACGACCGGGACAGACCTCCGCGAGCAGGTCGAGAAGATGGCCCGGGCGTACGACCGCGCCTACGTCCTGCTGGAGGGCGACCTCGCGGAGGTGGGCGCCGACCGGCCCGGTCTGGACAGCGCCGCGGTCCACGGCACGATGGCGTCGTTCGCGGCCCGCCACGACACGCCGGTCGTCCCCTGCTCGGACCGCGAGCGACTGGTCGACGTGGCCACCCGCCTGCTCCGCAAACACGGCGAAGCGCCTTCGGCCCGGCCGGTGCCCGGCGGCACCGTGACGGGGTACTCCATCCCCGTAACCAAACGGCTGTTCGGCTGCATCGAGGGGGTCGGCCCCGCGACCGCCGACGCGCTCTACGAGGCGTTCCCCTCGGTCGAGGCGCTGCTGGCGGCGACGCCCGCCGAGCTGCGGGAGGTGGAGGGCGTCGGCGAGAAGCGCGCCGCGGCCATCGTCGAGACGCTCCGGGGCGAGCGCGACGGCTGA
- a CDS encoding DUF7383 domain-containing protein, with protein sequence MAYRANYALVNVSAHLGPSKDALDVPWAEYVGDATPGFEFSVPTDRASDPYVGLQAFRVDEYGHELRLNGESLGGFDVPPADGWQYWEDAITAAELDEGTNTLRVHRDESGDDSFAVNNVTVHWREPVE encoded by the coding sequence ATGGCCTACCGCGCCAACTACGCGCTGGTGAACGTGAGCGCCCACCTCGGACCTTCAAAGGACGCGCTGGACGTCCCGTGGGCGGAGTACGTCGGCGACGCCACCCCCGGGTTCGAGTTCTCGGTCCCGACCGACCGGGCCAGCGACCCGTACGTCGGCCTCCAGGCGTTCAGGGTCGACGAGTACGGTCACGAGCTCCGGCTCAACGGCGAGTCGCTCGGCGGGTTCGACGTCCCGCCGGCCGACGGCTGGCAGTACTGGGAGGACGCCATCACCGCCGCCGAACTCGACGAGGGCACGAACACGCTCCGCGTCCACCGCGACGAGTCGGGCGACGACAGCTTCGCGGTGAACAACGTCACCGTCCACTGGCGCGAGCCCGTGGAGTAG
- a CDS encoding DUF3368 domain-containing protein, producing the protein MTFVFDATPLIYLAKTDSLGILTKIEREFVVPERVYDEVVTDGMKQGYTDAKRIDNCVQEGPFQKRTLEEDERFERLVGETALSQADAAVLLLADEVDGTAVVDEKHGRDIADVENIETRGTAYLLLSLVRRGDLSAEEARDTIDAMLDAGWHCSPNLYAKLLRKLNELATE; encoded by the coding sequence ATGACGTTCGTCTTCGACGCGACTCCACTCATCTACCTCGCGAAGACCGACAGTCTCGGCATATTGACCAAGATCGAACGGGAGTTCGTTGTGCCGGAGCGAGTTTACGACGAGGTCGTCACCGATGGGATGAAACAAGGGTACACTGACGCGAAGCGAATCGACAATTGCGTTCAAGAAGGGCCGTTCCAGAAGCGGACTTTAGAGGAAGACGAACGGTTCGAGCGCCTCGTTGGGGAAACCGCACTCAGTCAAGCGGACGCGGCAGTACTGTTACTCGCTGACGAGGTCGATGGAACCGCCGTCGTGGACGAGAAGCACGGCCGTGACATTGCAGACGTGGAGAATATCGAGACCCGCGGAACGGCCTATCTCCTCCTGTCGTTGGTCAGACGAGGCGACCTCTCGGCCGAGGAAGCCCGCGATACCATCGACGCGATGCTTGACGCCGGGTGGCACTGCTCGCCGAACCTCTACGCGAAGCTACTCCGGAAACTCAACGAACTCGCGACCGAATGA
- a CDS encoding tRNA pseudouridine(54/55) synthase Pus10: MTILDDARRVAENGPVCDSCLGRCFADRSFGLTNDERGRSLRVAAAIEDDEPYEPEDEECWVCEGESRRFDEWAETVAEALEGWEFDTYQVGTRTPPLIEENEALLRESAGLAEDAGESFKSELNREVGKRVGQLTGAEVDFDRPDVLALLNVEAAPRVGEGAISDHAVEVQINSAFVYGRYRKLERDIPQTEWPCRECGGSGKQLAEGGGEEPCDHCGGSGYLYEESVEELTTPPVLTALDGDEALFHGAGREDVDALMLGTGRPFVIEIKRPRERHVDADALEAEINEFAGGKVEVTDLAPATHAMVERVKELDASKTYRMDVKFDADVTEDALEEAVEELRGTTVEQDTPQRVDHRRASMTRTRTVYDAEGNLDDSRHAELEVHGEGGLYVKELVSSDEGRTTPSLAGLLGVGATVTALDVVAVEGEDEPFADPEFLKTETET; this comes from the coding sequence ATGACCATCCTCGACGACGCCCGCCGAGTGGCCGAGAACGGCCCCGTCTGCGATTCCTGCCTGGGCCGGTGCTTCGCCGACCGGAGCTTCGGGCTGACGAACGACGAGCGCGGCCGGTCGCTCCGCGTCGCGGCCGCCATCGAGGACGACGAGCCCTACGAGCCCGAAGACGAGGAGTGCTGGGTCTGCGAGGGCGAGAGCCGGCGGTTCGACGAGTGGGCCGAGACGGTCGCCGAGGCCCTGGAGGGCTGGGAGTTCGACACCTATCAGGTCGGGACCCGGACCCCGCCGCTGATCGAGGAGAACGAGGCGCTGCTCCGGGAGTCGGCGGGGCTGGCCGAGGACGCGGGCGAGTCGTTCAAGTCCGAGCTCAACCGCGAGGTCGGCAAACGAGTCGGACAGTTGACGGGCGCGGAGGTCGACTTCGACCGCCCCGACGTGCTGGCGCTGCTCAACGTCGAGGCCGCGCCCCGCGTCGGCGAGGGCGCCATCTCCGACCACGCGGTCGAAGTCCAGATCAACTCGGCGTTCGTCTACGGCCGGTACCGCAAGCTCGAACGGGACATCCCCCAGACCGAGTGGCCCTGCCGGGAGTGCGGCGGCTCGGGCAAGCAGCTCGCGGAGGGCGGCGGCGAGGAGCCCTGCGACCACTGCGGCGGGTCGGGCTACCTCTACGAGGAGAGCGTCGAGGAGCTGACGACCCCGCCGGTGCTGACGGCGTTGGACGGCGACGAGGCGCTGTTCCACGGCGCGGGCCGCGAGGACGTCGACGCCCTGATGCTGGGTACCGGCCGCCCCTTCGTCATCGAAATCAAGCGGCCCCGCGAGCGGCACGTCGACGCCGACGCGCTCGAAGCCGAGATCAACGAGTTCGCCGGCGGGAAGGTCGAGGTCACCGACCTCGCGCCGGCGACCCACGCGATGGTCGAGCGCGTGAAGGAGCTCGACGCCAGCAAGACCTACCGGATGGACGTCAAGTTCGACGCCGACGTGACCGAGGACGCCCTGGAGGAGGCCGTCGAGGAGCTCCGGGGCACGACCGTCGAGCAGGACACGCCCCAGCGCGTCGACCACCGCCGGGCCAGCATGACCCGGACCCGGACCGTCTACGACGCCGAGGGGAACCTCGACGACTCGCGTCACGCCGAACTCGAGGTCCACGGCGAGGGCGGGCTCTACGTCAAGGAACTGGTCTCGAGCGACGAGGGGCGGACCACGCCGAGCCTCGCGGGCCTGCTCGGCGTCGGCGCGACGGTCACCGCGCTCGACGTGGTCGCCGTGGAGGGCGAGGACGAGCCGTTCGCCGACCCCGAGTTCCTGAAAACTGAGACGGAGACGTGA
- a CDS encoding DUF2270 domain-containing protein has protein sequence MTDSSDRSTGDDETDRTDRDRDDVPDEDPGEEFGQDVGEVLASDPSSMTGMLGHFYRGQLHRTTTWRGRLDQTSYWAVTIMAALLTWVFSSPGNPHYLLLIGMGAMIVFLVVETRRYRAYDVWRERVRLLEQDLFAGMFDPDSEPTHPDWRRRLAADLRDPAVKTPLSVALARRLRRIYFPLLLVLLASWLVRITVFQPKETWRQTATIFGVPGAVVVAGVGLFYLVVTAVVVYGLVSQGQREFHERASTDPWRE, from the coding sequence ATGACGGATTCGAGCGACCGGTCGACCGGCGACGACGAGACCGACCGCACCGACCGCGACCGCGACGACGTCCCGGACGAGGACCCGGGCGAGGAGTTCGGCCAGGACGTCGGCGAGGTGCTCGCCAGCGACCCGTCGTCGATGACCGGGATGCTCGGTCACTTCTATCGGGGACAGCTCCACCGCACGACGACCTGGCGGGGCCGGCTCGACCAGACCTCCTACTGGGCGGTCACCATCATGGCCGCGCTGCTGACCTGGGTGTTCTCGAGTCCGGGCAATCCCCACTACCTGCTGCTCATCGGGATGGGCGCGATGATAGTGTTTCTCGTGGTCGAGACCCGGCGGTACCGTGCCTACGACGTGTGGCGCGAACGGGTCCGGCTGCTCGAACAGGACCTGTTCGCGGGGATGTTCGACCCCGACTCCGAACCCACTCACCCCGACTGGCGCCGGCGTCTCGCAGCCGACCTCCGAGACCCCGCGGTCAAGACCCCGCTCTCGGTCGCGCTGGCCCGGCGCCTCCGGCGGATCTACTTCCCGCTGCTGCTCGTGCTGCTCGCGTCGTGGCTGGTCCGCATCACCGTGTTCCAGCCGAAGGAGACGTGGCGACAGACCGCGACTATCTTCGGGGTCCCGGGCGCGGTCGTGGTCGCCGGCGTCGGCCTGTTCTACCTGGTGGTGACCGCCGTGGTGGTGTACGGACTCGTGAGCCAGGGCCAGCGGGAGTTCCACGAGCGCGCGAGCACCGACCCGTGGCGGGAGTGA
- a CDS encoding MATE family efflux transporter, protein MVRFPNPVRLLILGVGWALARAGLISPDRARRTADLAWPRIVTGLARMSKNAVDVAMVGLAVGPVAIAGIGFASPYWGVAFSLGGGIAGGTIALVSQRFGADARDELGTAVRASAALVVAVSLPVTAAFWLFPADLISLMTDDARAVELGAAYLRILALGVPFAGLNLVGSRIYIGADDSWTPMVVRGGGALANIALSGVLIFGLGMGVTGAAVGTVLSNVLATGAFAVGLVAGRLPGVGTLPVRVNPVGTYVHRETVVDLVRIGLPVVGRNGVWTVAKFPMLAIVGLFGPSVVAAYVIARRIWGLMNTPGWGFGLASSSLVGQELGAGDELVAEAYARDIVVFSVATYVVAAVLVAAFAEPIVGLFVGESGEATVPVAVALVYAACVAVVAGGVKAATAGPLDASGDTRWPFYSQLVGMFGVAIPVAYLGATTSLGMMGLYLSFVAETTVPAAINYYRFSTGKWKAISREFRPGAPADD, encoded by the coding sequence GTGGTACGCTTCCCGAATCCGGTCCGGCTGCTCATCCTCGGCGTCGGGTGGGCCCTGGCGCGCGCCGGCCTGATCTCGCCCGACCGGGCGCGCCGGACCGCGGACCTCGCGTGGCCCCGCATCGTGACGGGGCTCGCGCGCATGTCGAAGAACGCCGTCGACGTGGCGATGGTCGGCCTGGCGGTCGGCCCGGTCGCCATCGCCGGCATCGGCTTCGCCAGCCCCTACTGGGGCGTGGCGTTCTCGCTCGGCGGGGGCATCGCCGGCGGGACCATCGCGCTGGTCTCCCAGCGGTTCGGCGCCGACGCCCGCGACGAACTCGGCACGGCGGTCCGGGCCAGCGCGGCGCTGGTCGTCGCGGTCTCGCTGCCCGTCACGGCGGCGTTCTGGCTGTTCCCCGCCGACCTCATCTCGCTGATGACCGACGACGCCCGCGCGGTCGAACTCGGCGCGGCGTACCTCCGGATACTCGCGCTCGGCGTCCCGTTCGCCGGCCTCAACCTCGTGGGGAGTCGCATCTACATCGGCGCCGACGACTCGTGGACCCCGATGGTGGTTCGGGGCGGCGGCGCGCTCGCCAACATCGCGCTCAGCGGCGTCCTCATCTTCGGCCTCGGCATGGGCGTCACCGGGGCGGCGGTCGGGACCGTGCTGTCCAACGTCCTGGCGACCGGCGCCTTCGCGGTCGGCCTGGTCGCCGGCCGGCTCCCCGGCGTCGGCACGCTCCCGGTCCGGGTGAACCCGGTCGGAACCTACGTCCACCGCGAGACCGTCGTCGACCTCGTCCGAATCGGCCTGCCGGTGGTCGGACGCAACGGCGTCTGGACGGTCGCGAAGTTCCCGATGCTGGCCATCGTGGGGCTGTTCGGGCCGAGCGTCGTGGCGGCCTACGTCATCGCCCGGCGCATCTGGGGGCTGATGAACACGCCCGGCTGGGGCTTCGGCCTCGCCTCCAGCAGCCTGGTCGGCCAGGAGCTCGGCGCCGGTGACGAACTCGTCGCCGAGGCGTACGCCCGCGACATCGTCGTCTTCTCGGTCGCGACCTACGTGGTCGCGGCGGTGCTGGTCGCGGCGTTCGCCGAGCCCATCGTCGGCCTGTTCGTCGGCGAGTCGGGCGAGGCCACGGTGCCGGTCGCGGTGGCGCTGGTGTACGCGGCCTGCGTGGCGGTGGTCGCCGGCGGCGTCAAGGCCGCGACCGCCGGCCCGCTCGACGCCAGCGGCGACACCCGGTGGCCGTTCTACAGCCAGCTGGTCGGCATGTTCGGGGTCGCCATCCCAGTGGCGTACCTCGGCGCGACGACGTCGCTGGGAATGATGGGGCTGTACCTCTCGTTCGTCGCCGAGACGACCGTGCCCGCGGCCATCAACTACTACCGGTTCTCGACCGGCAAGTGGAAGGCCATCAGTCGGGAGTTCCGGCCGGGCGCGCCCGCCGACGACTGA